A genomic window from Tolypothrix sp. PCC 7910 includes:
- a CDS encoding DNA cytosine methyltransferase encodes MRLRTDNLELSTVHQRPIAVDLFAGAGGMTLGFEQAGFDVLASVEIDPIHCAIHEFNFPFWTVLCQSVVDTTGEEIRKRSQIGDREIDVVISGSPCQGFSLIGKRAVDDPRNSLVFHFQRLVLELQPKFFVMENVRGITIGEHKQILQTLISEFQSKGYQVEENYQILNAAHYGVPQARERLFLLGAREDIALPKYPQPITQIAKLHNSTKPNLSPLPMSPTVWDAIGDIPEVENYDELLFQDSVLAEYGKPSNYALQLRCIENLANNYSYPRKFNSQILSSSFRTKHSDATRERFAATMQGEREPISRFHKLHPSGVCNTLRAGTDMYRGSFTSPRPIHPFTPRCITVREAARLHSYPDWFRFHITKWHGFRQVGNSVPPYLAKSIASEIINVLGISPSQPNIIQELGDESLLHFKMLEAAKYYGVNPKVMEIISDTANL; translated from the coding sequence ATGAGACTCAGAACTGATAACTTAGAACTCAGCACTGTTCACCAAAGACCAATTGCAGTTGACTTGTTTGCTGGTGCAGGCGGTATGACTCTTGGCTTTGAACAAGCTGGCTTTGATGTGCTGGCATCTGTTGAAATCGACCCGATTCACTGTGCCATCCATGAATTTAATTTTCCTTTTTGGACAGTATTATGCCAAAGCGTTGTAGATACTACAGGGGAAGAGATTAGAAAGCGATCGCAAATTGGCGATCGCGAAATAGATGTGGTAATTTCGGGTAGTCCCTGCCAAGGTTTCTCTCTAATTGGTAAACGCGCTGTTGATGACCCCCGCAACTCTTTAGTATTTCACTTTCAGCGCCTAGTTTTGGAGTTGCAACCGAAGTTTTTTGTGATGGAAAATGTTCGAGGCATCACAATTGGCGAACATAAACAAATTCTGCAAACTTTGATTAGTGAGTTTCAAAGTAAAGGCTATCAAGTAGAAGAAAATTACCAAATTCTTAATGCTGCTCATTATGGTGTACCACAGGCACGGGAAAGATTATTTTTGTTAGGTGCAAGGGAAGATATAGCTTTACCAAAATATCCTCAACCGATTACTCAAATCGCAAAACTCCATAATTCTACAAAACCAAATTTATCTCCATTGCCAATGAGTCCAACTGTGTGGGATGCCATTGGCGATATCCCAGAAGTAGAAAACTATGATGAGTTACTTTTTCAAGATTCAGTATTAGCAGAATATGGTAAACCTAGTAATTATGCTCTGCAACTTCGCTGTATTGAAAATTTAGCAAATAATTATTCATATCCACGTAAATTTAATTCTCAAATTCTCTCTTCCAGTTTCCGCACCAAACACTCAGATGCAACTAGAGAACGCTTTGCGGCTACAATGCAAGGAGAAAGAGAACCCATTAGTCGGTTTCATAAATTACATCCATCTGGTGTTTGTAACACATTAAGAGCAGGTACAGATATGTATCGTGGCTCTTTTACTTCTCCTAGACCCATTCATCCTTTTACACCTCGATGTATCACAGTTAGAGAAGCAGCAAGACTACATTCTTATCCTGATTGGTTTAGATTTCATATTACAAAATGGCATGGATTTCGCCAAGTTGGTAATTCTGTACCTCCTTATTTGGCTAAGTCTATTGCATCAGAAATTATCAATGTGTTGGGAATATCGCCATCTCAACCAAACATCATTCAAGAACTTGGTGATGAAAGTTTATTGCATTTTAAAATGTTGGAAGCAGCTAAATATTATGGTGTTAATCCCAAAGTCATGGAGATTATCAGCGATACAGCAAACTTATAA
- a CDS encoding CHAD domain-containing protein, giving the protein MELDTNTTIKTLGDYAYQAIEKHYKKTLKWEKSVKKDEDPEALHQMRVGMRRLRTSVSRFAIALNLSKPISDKNIGKLARRLGNLRDLDVLKETLEKDYKPQLSSKDQKHLNTAFDALAKQREHALDTVQTTLKDDSYKSLKQALEDWLEKPSYQELASITIQQVLPDLLLPEVSQFLLHPGWLVGTEVVESQFKVRTDWGAKKVEQHLANEGEKLHSLRKQAKRVRYQMDLFADLYSESYAAYIADVKKIQDILGAMQDSVVLTEWLEDVFKSDMDSHVHGLNKLLTENRYKLWQQWQPLQERYLTTETRHGFHLTILHPKDSGFVNEDETSAQTIG; this is encoded by the coding sequence ATGGAATTAGATACAAATACCACCATCAAAACCCTAGGAGACTACGCTTATCAGGCGATTGAAAAACATTATAAGAAAACTTTGAAGTGGGAAAAATCAGTTAAGAAAGATGAAGACCCAGAGGCATTGCATCAAATGCGAGTAGGAATGCGTCGCCTACGTACCTCTGTCAGTAGATTTGCGATCGCCCTCAACTTATCTAAGCCAATCAGTGATAAAAATATTGGAAAACTTGCTCGTCGCCTGGGTAATCTCCGAGATTTAGATGTACTCAAAGAAACTCTAGAAAAAGATTATAAACCACAGTTATCTTCTAAAGATCAGAAGCATTTAAATACTGCTTTTGATGCTTTAGCTAAACAACGTGAACACGCTCTAGATACTGTACAAACAACATTAAAAGATGACTCGTATAAGTCTTTAAAACAGGCTTTAGAAGATTGGTTAGAAAAACCCAGTTATCAAGAATTAGCTTCGATTACTATTCAGCAAGTTCTACCAGATTTACTGTTACCAGAAGTAAGCCAATTCTTATTGCATCCGGGTTGGCTAGTGGGTACTGAAGTTGTGGAATCGCAATTCAAAGTCCGCACTGATTGGGGAGCAAAAAAAGTAGAACAACACTTAGCTAATGAAGGAGAAAAACTTCATAGTTTACGCAAACAAGCCAAACGTGTACGCTACCAAATGGATTTATTTGCAGATTTATACAGTGAATCCTATGCAGCTTACATTGCAGATGTGAAAAAGATCCAAGATATTTTGGGTGCAATGCAAGATAGTGTGGTGTTGACTGAATGGCTTGAAGATGTCTTTAAGTCAGATATGGATTCTCACGTGCATGGATTGAATAAATTACTCACTGAAAATCGCTATAAATTATGGCAGCAGTGGCAACCATTACAAGAGCGTTATCTGACAACTGAAACTAGACATGGTTTTCATTTAACAATTTTACATCCCAAAGACTCTGGCTTTGTGAATGAAGATGAGACTAGCGCCCAGACAATTGGATAG